A DNA window from Boseongicola sp. contains the following coding sequences:
- the betC gene encoding choline-sulfatase yields MKRSNILIIMVDQLAGTFFPDGPAEWLHTPNLKKLADRSARFTNTYTASPLCAPGRAGFMSSMLASRTGVYDNAAEFRSDIPTFAHHLRRTGYATCLSGKMHFVGPDQLHGFEERLTTDIYPADFGWTPDYRKPGERIDWWYHNMGSVTGAGVAEISNQMEYDDEVAHLGCQKLYDLARGKDERPWCLTVSFTHPHDPYVARRKYWDLYEDCEHLQPEVPAMAYEDHDPHSQRIFDANDWRSFDITDENVESARRGYFSNLSYLDDKVGELMKVLEDTRQEAIVVFVSDHGDMLGERGLWFKMSMFEGSSRVPLMIAAPGLETGRIDTPVSTLDLGPTLADIAGLDVSSLADWTDGETLLPIAAGSDRTEPVRIEYAAEATIAPMAALRWGRYKYIRCAVDPELLFDLDADPNELVNLVDDEAHGDALTELRKMADDYWNLEAIDADIRASQARRLVVYDALREGGYYPWDFQPLQKASERFMRNHMDLNDLEERQRYPRGE; encoded by the coding sequence ATGAAACGTTCGAATATCCTTATCATCATGGTGGACCAGCTGGCGGGAACTTTTTTCCCGGATGGTCCCGCAGAGTGGCTACACACACCAAATCTAAAGAAGCTGGCAGACCGTTCGGCGCGATTCACGAACACCTATACCGCTTCACCGCTTTGTGCTCCGGGGCGCGCCGGGTTCATGTCATCAATGTTGGCATCGCGCACCGGTGTTTACGACAATGCCGCCGAGTTTCGATCAGATATTCCGACTTTTGCGCATCATCTTCGACGGACCGGGTATGCGACCTGTTTATCGGGTAAGATGCATTTTGTGGGTCCCGATCAGTTGCACGGGTTTGAAGAGCGTTTGACCACTGATATATATCCGGCCGACTTTGGCTGGACTCCGGACTATCGCAAACCTGGCGAGCGAATTGACTGGTGGTATCACAATATGGGGTCCGTTACGGGCGCAGGTGTGGCTGAGATCAGCAATCAAATGGAATATGACGACGAGGTTGCGCACCTTGGGTGTCAAAAGCTGTATGATTTGGCTCGTGGCAAAGACGAGCGCCCCTGGTGTTTGACGGTGAGCTTCACCCATCCGCATGACCCATATGTTGCCCGGCGGAAGTATTGGGACCTTTATGAGGATTGTGAGCACCTTCAACCCGAAGTGCCAGCAATGGCATATGAAGATCACGATCCTCATTCGCAGCGGATCTTTGATGCCAACGACTGGCGGTCCTTTGACATTACCGATGAGAATGTGGAAAGCGCCCGCCGCGGCTATTTCTCTAACCTGTCGTATCTGGACGACAAGGTCGGCGAATTGATGAAGGTTCTGGAGGACACGCGCCAAGAGGCGATAGTGGTCTTTGTTTCGGATCACGGCGATATGTTGGGCGAGCGTGGCTTATGGTTCAAGATGAGCATGTTCGAGGGATCATCGCGGGTGCCATTAATGATCGCCGCGCCGGGGTTGGAGACAGGCCGGATCGATACGCCGGTATCAACATTGGATTTGGGGCCGACGCTGGCCGACATTGCCGGCCTTGATGTGTCGTCCCTAGCGGATTGGACGGACGGCGAAACTCTTTTGCCAATCGCTGCAGGATCGGATCGAACCGAACCAGTGCGGATCGAATATGCCGCCGAAGCGACGATTGCCCCGATGGCGGCGCTGCGGTGGGGCCGATACAAATACATCAGATGTGCCGTTGATCCCGAACTGTTGTTCGATCTGGACGCGGATCCGAATGAGCTTGTGAACCTGGTTGATGATGAAGCTCATGGCGATGCTTTGACCGAGTTGCGCAAGATGGCCGATGATTATTGGAACCTGGAAGCGATAGATGCGGATATCCGGGCCAGCCAGGCGCGTCGGTTGGTTGTGTATGACGCCCTGCGCGAGGGCGGGTATTACCCTTGGGATTTCCAGCCGCTTCAGAAAGCCTCGGAACGGTTCATGCGCAACCATATGGACTTGAATGATCTGGAGGAGCGCCAGCGATATCCGCGCGGCGAGTAG
- the ilvD gene encoding dihydroxy-acid dehydratase, with amino-acid sequence MTKIDKSRLPSRHVTEGPARAPHRSYFYAMGINEEEIAQPWVGVATCWNEAAPCNIALNRQAQAVKMGVKAAKGTPREFTTITVTDGIAMGHEGMRSSLASRDAIADTVELTMRGHCYDALVGLAGCDKSLPGMMMAMLRLNVPSVFIYGGSILPGRLDGKDVTVQDVFEAVGQHQAGNYSDEQLAVLERVACPSAGACGGQFTANTMACVSEAIGLALPNSSGAPAPYESRDQYGEASGAAVMNLIEKNIRARDVVTLKSLENAARVVACTGGSTNAGLHLPAIAHEAGIEFNLDDVCEIFRDTPYFVNLKPGGDYVAKDLYEAGGVPVVMKELRKAGLFHEDCITATGNSMGEELDKIDRNADGRVIYPIETPITETGGVVGLKGNLATEGAIVKVAGIAADDQRFVGPARVFECEEDAFEAVKARAYEEGEVIVIRNEGPAGGPGMREMLATTAALSGQGMGKKVALITDGRFSGATRGFCVGHVGPESAHGGPIALLKNGDVITIDAVKGELSVALSDDELASRKAAWPGARETIYASGALWKYSQLVGSAREGACTHPGAKRERHIYADL; translated from the coding sequence ATGACCAAAATAGATAAATCAAGGCTCCCAAGCCGCCATGTCACCGAAGGTCCGGCCCGCGCGCCGCACCGCTCGTATTTTTACGCCATGGGCATCAACGAAGAAGAAATTGCGCAGCCTTGGGTTGGCGTTGCAACTTGCTGGAACGAGGCTGCGCCTTGCAACATAGCTCTGAACCGTCAGGCACAAGCCGTAAAAATGGGCGTCAAAGCGGCCAAAGGCACCCCTCGTGAATTCACAACAATCACTGTAACCGACGGCATTGCAATGGGACACGAGGGCATGCGCTCATCGCTTGCCAGCCGCGATGCAATCGCTGATACCGTTGAATTGACTATGCGCGGCCACTGCTACGATGCGCTGGTTGGGCTCGCTGGTTGCGACAAATCTCTCCCCGGCATGATGATGGCAATGTTGCGCCTGAACGTGCCTTCGGTCTTCATTTACGGTGGATCGATATTGCCAGGTCGCCTCGATGGGAAAGACGTCACCGTTCAGGATGTCTTCGAGGCTGTTGGCCAACACCAGGCTGGAAACTATTCAGACGAGCAACTCGCCGTTCTCGAACGCGTCGCCTGCCCCTCGGCTGGTGCCTGCGGCGGCCAGTTTACTGCCAATACGATGGCGTGTGTGTCCGAAGCAATCGGCCTTGCTTTGCCAAATTCATCCGGCGCACCGGCCCCATACGAATCCCGCGATCAATATGGCGAAGCCTCTGGCGCCGCTGTCATGAACCTGATCGAGAAAAACATCCGCGCCCGCGATGTGGTTACTCTGAAATCCCTGGAAAACGCCGCGCGTGTCGTGGCTTGCACAGGTGGTTCAACCAACGCCGGCCTGCACCTTCCCGCCATCGCTCACGAAGCAGGGATCGAATTCAACCTTGACGACGTCTGCGAGATTTTCCGTGATACTCCCTATTTCGTAAACCTGAAACCGGGTGGCGATTATGTTGCAAAAGACCTCTACGAAGCTGGCGGCGTTCCGGTGGTGATGAAAGAGCTGCGCAAAGCTGGCCTGTTCCACGAAGACTGCATTACGGCCACTGGCAATTCTATGGGCGAAGAACTCGACAAAATCGACCGCAACGCGGATGGCCGCGTCATCTACCCAATTGAGACACCAATCACCGAAACTGGCGGAGTCGTTGGTTTGAAAGGCAATTTGGCCACCGAAGGCGCAATCGTAAAAGTGGCGGGTATCGCTGCAGACGACCAGCGTTTCGTTGGACCTGCACGGGTTTTTGAATGCGAAGAAGACGCTTTCGAAGCAGTGAAAGCGCGCGCCTACGAAGAAGGCGAAGTCATCGTTATCCGCAACGAAGGACCGGCAGGCGGCCCAGGCATGCGCGAAATGCTCGCGACCACGGCTGCGCTTTCTGGTCAGGGCATGGGTAAAAAAGTCGCCCTGATCACCGACGGGCGCTTTTCTGGGGCGACCCGCGGCTTTTGTGTCGGCCACGTTGGCCCGGAATCGGCCCATGGCGGCCCGATTGCTTTGCTGAAAAACGGCGATGTGATCACTATCGATGCCGTCAAAGGTGAGCTTTCGGTCGCCCTTAGCGATGATGAATTAGCGTCCCGCAAAGCTGCCTGGCCGGGCGCACGTGAAACTATCTACGCTTCCGGAGCGCTCTGGAAGTATTCGCAACTGGTTGGCTCGGCTCGCGAAGGCGCCTGCACCCACCCCGGCGCCAAGCGCGAACGCCACATTTATGCAGACCTTTAA
- a CDS encoding CPBP family intramembrane metalloprotease, with amino-acid sequence MSYLRFQPMIIDASAKPAPWRLIAGIVTTFIVLAIWVSFIVALAAIQKDLPFQQAFFWMLQAGGETPQSAITILLLVAGLGYGAHVSARMWHGRDLRSLAGAPAVVLRHFFVAVGVSGLVTLVLVGFAISFMADIERNMTFSGWFVWLPAALLALLIQTGSEELLFRGYLQSQLAAISQKPIVWMGLSALAFGLVHYNPGASASERWIVIGYATIFGFLASDLTARTGSIGPAWGFHMINNVSGLLIIAPAAGPSGLGLWRSEAALDDMTLLVPTVFIQLLATILVWWMIRRVIQV; translated from the coding sequence ATGAGTTATCTTCGCTTTCAGCCGATGATCATTGATGCCTCGGCCAAACCTGCACCCTGGCGACTGATTGCTGGCATTGTAACGACATTCATTGTTCTGGCGATTTGGGTTTCATTCATCGTGGCATTGGCCGCGATCCAGAAAGATTTGCCTTTTCAACAGGCTTTTTTCTGGATGTTGCAGGCAGGAGGCGAAACACCGCAATCTGCAATCACCATTCTACTTCTCGTCGCGGGGTTGGGGTATGGCGCGCACGTTTCGGCCCGGATGTGGCACGGGCGCGATCTTCGTTCTTTGGCAGGAGCACCCGCTGTTGTCCTTCGTCATTTCTTTGTTGCGGTCGGTGTCAGTGGCCTCGTGACATTGGTTTTGGTCGGTTTCGCGATCAGCTTTATGGCCGATATTGAGCGCAACATGACCTTTTCGGGGTGGTTCGTTTGGCTTCCGGCGGCGTTGTTGGCACTTCTCATTCAGACCGGGTCAGAAGAGTTGCTTTTTCGCGGGTATCTTCAATCGCAGTTGGCAGCGATATCGCAAAAGCCCATTGTTTGGATGGGATTGTCCGCACTGGCGTTTGGTTTGGTGCATTACAATCCAGGAGCTTCGGCCTCTGAAAGGTGGATCGTGATCGGCTATGCGACGATATTTGGTTTTCTGGCTTCTGATCTAACCGCAAGAACCGGAAGTATCGGTCCCGCCTGGGGATTTCACATGATAAATAACGTCAGTGGCTTGCTGATCATTGCGCCCGCCGCCGGGCCCAGTGGCCTTGGGCTTTGGCGTAGCGAGGCTGCATTGGACGACATGACGCTTCTGGTTCCCACGGTATTCATTCAACTATTGGCGACAATTTTAGTCTGGTGGATGATCCGGCGGGTCATTCAGGTGTGA
- a CDS encoding acetyl-CoA carboxylase carboxyltransferase subunit beta, with translation MNWISNYVRPKINSLFSRREVPENLWTKCPECGTMLFHRELAENLNVCTNCDHHMAITPRDRFHALFDNGIFVEVDVPEPVADPLHFRDQKKYPDRLRTAQRTRGEKEAMLVAEGEIGRTPIIAAGQDFSFMGGSMGMYVGNAIIAAAERAVELKRPLVLFSAAGGARMQEGILSLMQMPRTTVAVEMVRDAGLPYVVVLTHPTTGGVTASYAMLGDVHISEPNALICFAGPRVIEQTIREKLPDGFQRAEYLLDHGMLDRVTPRNEIKHELVTIIRMLTGQTPAVLADLPSPEAVAKSDEAAEAVAENPEKSDA, from the coding sequence ATGAACTGGATTTCCAACTACGTTCGACCAAAAATCAACTCGCTCTTCTCGCGTCGAGAAGTTCCCGAGAACTTGTGGACCAAGTGTCCCGAGTGCGGGACCATGCTATTTCATCGCGAGTTGGCTGAAAATCTGAACGTTTGCACCAACTGCGATCATCATATGGCAATCACACCGCGGGATCGGTTTCATGCGCTGTTTGATAATGGAATCTTCGTTGAAGTCGATGTGCCGGAACCAGTTGCCGACCCGTTGCATTTTCGTGATCAGAAGAAGTATCCGGACCGTCTAAGGACTGCCCAGCGCACGCGCGGCGAAAAAGAAGCCATGTTGGTTGCGGAAGGCGAGATCGGGCGAACACCGATTATTGCTGCCGGTCAGGACTTTAGCTTCATGGGTGGATCCATGGGCATGTATGTCGGCAACGCAATTATTGCCGCGGCGGAGCGTGCCGTTGAACTGAAGCGTCCATTGGTGCTGTTTTCCGCGGCCGGCGGCGCAAGGATGCAAGAGGGCATTCTAAGCCTGATGCAAATGCCGCGTACAACCGTTGCCGTTGAAATGGTGCGCGACGCAGGTCTGCCCTATGTCGTTGTTCTAACGCATCCCACCACCGGTGGCGTTACTGCGTCTTATGCGATGCTGGGAGATGTCCATATCTCTGAGCCGAATGCGCTGATCTGCTTTGCCGGTCCCCGGGTGATTGAACAGACAATCCGTGAAAAACTGCCTGATGGGTTCCAGCGGGCTGAGTATCTGCTGGATCACGGAATGCTGGACCGCGTGACGCCCCGCAACGAAATCAAGCATGAGCTTGTGACAATCATTCGCATGTTGACGGGGCAAACGCCGGCTGTTTTGGCCGATTTG